GGGGATTGTCGCATCTTGGGCGTCGCGCAGCGCGACGCGCGTGCGGTTACCCACTGACACGCGGTTACCCACCGCCGCGAACGCATCGATCGATCGTCGAACCGCTTAGGCGGCGCGACGAATTGGAATGATCCGCTCTTCCTTGCCGCGGAGGCGATCGACCGCTTCAGGCCGCTTGGTCGCGGTCGGCGCCTTCGGGGCGCTGAGCGAATCGATCAGTTCGTTCATCGAGAGCGAACGGTTGTCGATTTCGAGCGGGGCCTCGCCCTGCGGATCGCAGAAGAGGTCGACCGTCGTTTCGTCGAGGCGAAGGACGTCGAGTTCGCGGAGCAGGCCGTCCATCACCGCCTGGCGAACCAGGTGGCCGCGCGTGGCTTGGGCGTCGGCTCCGCCTTCGCCGAGGGAATCGAGGGCGCGCTTGGCGAGTGCGGGAAGATACTCGGTCGGAATTTCAATCGTCCGGGGGACGTAGATTTTCAGTTGCATCGTTCCCTCACGAAATCGAGGCGGCCCTGGCTGAACGGTCCGCACGCAATGAGATGTATGGAGCAGGCGAGCGGCCTTGGGCCGATCCCGACGCGCCTCCAAAAGTGGGCCGTCGGAAATGAGTATCGGCTGAGCAGGTTGTAGGGATTGCATCGAAATCGATGAAATCGTTGAACTGCCAGCGAGCGGCTCGCTGTGCGTCGATCATCATGCGGCGGGTGTTTTGTCGTTTTCTGTAGTTCCGCGGGGCGAGTGTAATTTTTGGCGACAGAATTAAAACGCTGTTAAGTCCTTTCTGTGTAATTGGTTGCGCGTTTTGTTGTCGCGAATTTTGTCGTTTCTGTCGCGATAAAATGGTGTTTTCACCTCAGTTCGCTGGGCGGCCTTCTAGGAAAGGCCTCCACCGTTCCATGCGGTGAGCGGAATCGGCGTCGGAGACGCCTCCCACAAGGAGGTGTTTCGCAGGCTGGGCCCTTCACCGCGCAGTTAGAACGCGCCGGATTGTATACGGACGTTCAGTGTAGCGGGCTGGGTGGCCAATTGCAAGTCGATTGGCGCCTAATCGAGCGGATTCTCGCGAGAAGCTTGCTGCCCGAGTTGTTCGGCGAGGCCGATGAGGATGCCTTCGGGGCCGCGGATGTAGCAGAGGCGGTAGACGTTCGCGTATTGGACGACTTCGCCGATGACTGTGGCGCCGTGCTTCGCGAGGCGGGTTAGCGTGTCGTCTAAGTTTTCCACGGCGAACATCACCCGCAGGTAGCCGAGCGAGTTCACGGGGGCTGTGCGGTGATCGGCGACGACCGGCGGGGCGTCGAAGCAGGAGAGTTCGAGCCGGCTGTGGCCGTCGGGCGTTCGCAGCATGGCGATTTCGACCCGCATGTCTGGCAAGCCGGTGATGCGATCGGCCCACTCGCCGGCGATCGGGGCGCGGCCTTCGAGTTCCAGGCCGAGCTCGACGAAGAACTCGATGGCGGCGTCGAGGTCAGCGACGACGATGCCGAAGTTGTCCATGCGTTTAATGGTCATGTGTGCCTTCTTTGGAACATAAGGAATTAACCGCCAAGGACGCCAAGGACGCCAAGGACACCAAGAGCGCCAAGGGAATACAAGGAGATGTAAGGAACCGCGGATGAACGCAGATAGACGCGGATGAAGAAGAATGATCTGCGTTCATCTCCGTCCATCGGCGGTTTCATATCCCCCGTACTTCCTTGGCGCTCTTGGCGTCCTTGGCGGTTCAATTCTTTTCGCCTGCTTTCTCTCGAACGGTTTGTTCTCGGCCTAGCCACGCGCCTAGCGCCATCCACACGCCGACGAGCGGGAGGATCGCCATGGCGGCGGCGCTTGCGGAGAAGCGGCCGAGGGCGTCGACGACGTTGGCCGCGGCGACGTCGCTGCCGCGGAAGACGGCCGTGTCGATGAACGCTTTTGATTCGTACTTTTCGGTGCGGCTCACCACGGTGAACAGCACTTGCTGCGCGGGGACGAGCAGGCCGTAGCCGACGATTTCTTGGACGACTTTGGCGACCATGAGCGGCCAGAGCGTGGCGTCGATCGACAGCCAGACGAACAGGCCGACGATGACGCCGCAGGCCGCGGCGAGCGTCGCGCCGACGCCGACGAGTCGCATCAGCGCGGCGGCGAGAAGGGCTTGGAACGCGAGCGTGCCGGTTTGGGAGTAGAAGTTCATCGCGGAGAACAATTCGGTGCGTTCGGCGACGGCGAGTCCTTCCTCGCGGAGCGTGTGTTGAAAATTGTTGTAGACGAAAGTCGCGGAGAATTTGCCGATGGCGGTGAACGCGCAGATCATCAGCAAGTAACGCGACGAGAGCACGGTGCGGAGGCCGGCGAGGAGCGAGCCGCTGGAAGGGGGCTTGCTGGCGGTGTTGTTTGACTTGTGAGCTTGTTGTGATTTGTGGGAGGCGTCTCCGACGCCGATTTCGCGCTCCACTTCAGTTCTCTGCGGCCCGCTAACCGGCTTCGGGGTCGGAGACCCCTCCCACAAAGAGCATCTTGCAAACTCTTCGCGCGAGGCGAACCGCAACAAGAGCCAGGCCGTGGCGATCGCGAGTTCGAGGGCGACGATCGCGACGACCATCAGCCACTCGAGCCCCAGCCGCTGCGCGGCAACGTGGCCGACGAGCGACGCGACGATCGAGCCGACGGTGCCGGCCGCGGCCATGGCGCCGAACCAGCTCTTCCCCTCCTCGGCGGAAAAGAGGTCGGCCATCACGCTCCAGAAGACGGCGACGACGTAGAGGTTGAAGACGCTCACCCACACGAAGAAGGCGTTGCGGAGCCATTCGGTTTCACCCTCGCCGCGGGCGAGCAGCAGGGCGAACGCGACGAGGCAGGCGACGAAGAACTGGTAGACGCCGAAGACGAGTTGCCGCCGCGTGGTGCGGGCGACGATTCGCCAGTAGAGAGGGAGGGCGGCAGAGGCGGCGAGGAACGTGGCGAGGTAGAGGGGGCCGAAGAGGCGGGTTTCGGTGGCGAGGGCGTCGCGGACTGGTTTTAGGACGTAGTAGGAGAAGAGAACGAGGAAGAACCAGAGGGCGGAGAGTAGGAGGCGGGTGGGCATGAGGGCCCATGATAGCGGGGGAGAGTTGAGGGGGGATACCGGTGTCGTCGCGATGGTTACACCAGGGAGGCGGACATAAGAATGTCAATCACCCGCGATGGCCCATGCGTCCGACGCTGTTCCCCGCAACCGTGTTAATTTGTGCGAGAGTCGATGGAATATCGACTCCGTTTTACATTCGCCGCAGACGACAGTACTACACCCGAAGTCATCCACGAGGAAGTCATCCACGAGCATGTCGGAAGGCTCCGATAGTGGGTTGAAGGCCTCCTCAGCGGCGGAAATTCCGAACGCCGCGCCGCAGGCCGGACATACTAGGTCTGCCAGCAGGCGTTGAGATTCGCGCATTCGCCGTTGATGCCGCATGTCCGAGAGGACCGCCGCAATGAAGATCGCAGCGAACAGCGCGAAGCACGGATAGGCGACGTAGGGAAAGCTACGCGCGAAGCGGAGCGCGCCGTAAAGAGTCAGCAATGCAAGCGGCGTCCAAATTGCTCCGGCGATTAGGTGTGGTGCAAATCGCTTTAAAGTTGCCGAGGGATGCATAACAACGAAGCTCTTGGCTAGCCTGAAGTTGGTTTTCTGCGTAAGCAAGTGTAATTGATGTGAGCTAATGAAGCTAAGTGGTGAGCCGTTGAAGGCGTGTACCCGCTTCGTCCCCCCTCCCTAGCCCTCCCCTCCAGGGGGAGGGGACCAGATGATTTAGGGTCGGGTGGTGCTCTGCGGCATGCTCCCTGTCGTTTTCTGCTGCTCGCACTCTAACTCTACTCAGTCCCATCCGGCTCCCTCCCCCTGGAGGGGAGGGTTGGGGAGGGGGGCGGCAGCGGCGTTGGCGTGGCCACTTCAAGCGCCTGCCGAATCGCATCGACCACGCGGTGCACGTCCTCGTCGATCTCGTGATTGCGGAAGCGAATCACACGGTAGCCGCGTTCGGCAAGCCAGGCGGTGCGGCGGGCGTCGTGCTCGGCGACTGCTGCTTCGAGATGTTGCGGGCCGTCGAGTTCGACGATGAGTCGTTGCGCGAGGCAGATGAAGTCGACGATGTAGGGGCCGAGCGCGGCTTGGCGGCGGAACTTGTGGCCGTTGAGTTGGCCAGCGCGTAACAGGAACCACAGACGTTTTTCAGCGCCGCTTGGCTCATTGCGGAGCCGGCGGGCGAAATCTCGCTGGTCTTCGTCGCGGTACATGAGGGGGATTGTAACCTCATGGGGCGACTTCATGCTTGCTTGTCGCGAACACTCCGGAAAATAGACCCCTGAGGTCCCCTCATCTTGAGGGGAAGAGTTAGGGAGATGTACTTGGATCTGGCGCCAAGGTTCAGCACCCCCTCCCCAGCCCTCCCCTCAAGGGGGAGGGAGCCAGAGGTCATCCATGCCTCCTGCGGCTGCGCCGCCCAGGTAGGCGAGTACGCCAACCTGGGCCACCCGTGATTGCGATCAACGCGGTCGCCATTAAAAGCAGGGCGGCTGGCTCGGGGACGGGCGTCGCTGCGGATGCGGTTGATGCTCCGGCGCCAAAGTTGGCCTTCCAATCGTCGAGGCTGCCGACGCTAGGATTGCGTTGCCACGCGAGGAAGTCGGCGCCGTCGACGAGGCCGTTGAGATTGAAATCGCCAGCAAGTGGATCGGGCGCGGGGGCGGCAAGCGTGCCGGTGACGCTCCATTCGTAGCGGATGTTGCCATTGCCGGCGTACGTTTGATACAGCGGGCTGAAGGCGGTATCGTCGACGGCTAACGTGAAGGCGTTGTTCACGACGTTGAAGACGCCCGTGTAAACGAGTGCGTCGTCGACGTCGGATTCGATGGTGAACTTGATCTCGCTCGTGAGATTGATCGTGGGCGCGGCGGCGCCGTTGAGCGTGACGCTCCCGGAAAAGGCGCCGAACGACGTGGCGTATGGGGAGGCCGACGCGATCGCCTGGTAAAAGGTGAAGCGGCCGGGCGCGACGTGGGGGGAGAAGTTGAACGTGAGCTCCGTGACGGCGCCGGTGCTGGAGTCGTACTCGATGGCGCCGAGGTCTTGGAAGTTCTGCTTGTTGGGGAACGCGGTTCCGCCGCCGCCTTGCGGCACGTAGTTTGGCAGGGAGGCGTAGTTGAACGCGCCGTCTGGGAACGGGACGCGCGAGCTTGCGCGCGTTTGGCCGAGTTCCCAGAAGGCGTCTTGGACGTGCTCGATGAAGCGGCTGCCGTTGTTCGCGGTGGCGTTGATTTCCAGCGTGGCGCCGATGGCGGAGCTCGCGACTACGATGGCGAGCGTGGCGCCGGCGAAGGCTCGAAGTTGCATGCGTTTTCCCTTCATTGATGAAGGTTTAAGCCTAGGCGACGCTTGGCGCCAGAAAAAGGGTCAACCTTGCAGTGGACGGCATCTGCGCGAGTTTTGTCGGCGCGTAATGGCAGCGGCGTCGGTCTCGCAATCTCTATCGCGTGAGTGCGTGTCGGATTCATCGACGGACGTGTCGGTAGGAGCGACGCCAGGCAGTCGGCAGCGGTGGGGCAGCAGAAGAAGTCTTCGCATACAATGGGCGAGCCGTCGTGACGCGGCTTCGATGTTGGCCCAACGCTGCGCCTGATCCCAAGTATGTTCGAGCTGCAATCTACAACTTACGGAGCTCGCACGCCGGCGCCAACGAACTCTCAGCGCGGCTTTACGCTGATCGAGTTGCTGGTCGTGATTGCGGTGATCGGTCTGCTCACGGCGCTACTGCTGCCTGCCGTGCAGGCGGCCCGCGAGTCGTCGCGCAAGGCGACCTGCGCGAACAACATGCGGCAGATGGGACTTGCGGCCTCTCAGTTCGCCACGGCTCGCGGGACGTATCCGTGCAGCTGGCCCAATGGGGATGCGTCGATCACTTGGGCGCGGGAGTTGTTGCCGTACCTTGAGCTGCGCTCGCTCTGCGATGCGTGGGACGACCGCCTGGGATTCTTCGAGGGCGCGAACGGCGACTTGGCGGCGACGATCGTGCCGACGTACAAGTGCCCCACGGCGCCCAGCGACGATGTGTACGAGTATGAGAAGATTGGGCCGCAACCGACGCGGATGGCGACCATCGACTACAAAGGATGCCAGGGGGCGAACTCCAACGACCCGATCGTGAAGCATTGGGGGAGGACCGGCTGGGCGGCCGGAATCATCAGCCGCGAGTACACGAGTCCCGGCAAGATTACCGACGGGCTATCGCAAACAGTTTTGCTGGTGGAATCGGCGGGGGGCTCGGAGCTCTATGGTCCTGAGCGAAGCGCGTGGACGCCGGCGCGCATCTGGTACCCCGAGGATGGGTCGTGGGTGGGCCGCGCACTGAGCAGCGTTTCGCCAACCGCCTACGCAGCTATCAAACGCGTGAGCCGCTGCACGGTGAACTGTTCGAACTCGTACGACTACGGGCCCTACGCGTTTCACGACGGGGGCGCCTACGCGGTGTTGGCGGATGGGAGCGTTCGGTTTCTTTCCGAAGAGATTGAGCCGGTGATTTTGCTGGGGCTCTATTGTTATGACGATGGGGACGCGCTGTCGGGGTTTTGACGGCGTCGCCGTTTGATCGCGCGTTTGCCAAGAATGCGGCGCGAAGCGGCCGCATGCTTACGATGGTGCGGCGATGTCTTGCGGAATGGTAAGCGACCCCCGGGCGGAGCCCGGGGCTAGGGAAGACGCGACGCGCTGGAATGGGGGGCTAGAAGTCCAAGTGCGAGCCGGCGAGGTTGGCGAAGGCGTGGTCGAGCGAGTTCAACGCGTCGGGGTTCGCTGCTGCTGCTTCTTCGTCGTCGTTGTAACTTAGTCCGAAGTCCTCGGCGTCGCTGTGTGCTGAGCGCTTGAGCCCGGTCGGCGAGAAGCTCGACCAGAACGCGTGCCGCGATGGCGTGGAGTAGTTATCGGCGTCTTGTTGCGTTGCGGCTGCTCTTGGCGAGGCGGCTCGCGTTACGAGGCCTTCGCCGGCTAGCCAGAACCAGTGTTGAGTTACCGGAGTCGCAGCTGAGCTTTCGCTGGCGGGCGGCGACGGTTGATCTTCGCTGTTCGTGATTGCGAGCGTTGTGGGCGCTATCGCAGGCATAGCGAACGTGGCGCTGGCTGGGGCCATCGCGGGCGCGGCGGCGGGGGCCGCAGCGGTGACGGCTCCGCTTGTGCCGAATTGCGTTTTCCAAACGGCTAAGTCGGCGGCGTTGACGGCGCCGTTGTTATCGGCGTCGCCGTTGGCTTTCGTCGCGTTTGACGCGATGCCGAAGCCGCGTTGCCAGGCGAGGAAGTCGCGGCCGTCGACTCGGCTGTCGGCGTTGAAGTCGGCGGAGGCCGCGACGCTGGCGACGCCTTCGTAGGCGCCGACGTCGATGCGGCCGTTGAGCACTCGCGCGAACGCGCCGCCGCGTTGGTCGACGCTGGGCGGAGATGCGTAGCCGGGGTTGCCGGCGTCGATGGCGGGGCTGCCGGTAAGGAGGGCCATTGTCGGCGTGGGGCCGCCGTTGTTTTGCAGCGGGCCGAGCTTGGGATCGGCGCTGCTCACGACGGCGCCGGCGAAGCCGCTGAAGGTGCGGATGAGGTTGTAGCTGCCGGAGGTGGCGTTGACGCCGTTGCCGATGGTCGCGCCGGTGAAGTCTTCGCCGGCGGGGGCGCTGGCTTGGCCGATGATCGTGTTGTTAATGACGGCGTCGGCGGTGATTGAATCTGTGGTGGCGTATCCGTCGTCGCCGAGATTGTAGACGCCGCGGCCGGCTTGGGCGGCGATGTTGGCGAAGATCGTGCTGCTGGAGATGGTGATCGTGCCGTTGTGATTGTAGAGGGCGCCGCCGATTCCGGAGCCGCCGACGTCCCCTACCCCGCCGACAGCCGTGTTGGCGGCGAGCGTGCTATTGCTGATGATGACGATGCCGGCTTCGTTGAAGATGGCGCCTCCCATGCCCGAGCCGCCATTGCCGCCGATGCCGCTATTGCCGCCCGCGCCGCCGCCAAAGCCGCCGGCTCCGCCGATGCCGGGGAATGACGAGGCGTACCCGCCGCCGCCGCCCCCGCCGCCGTAGCCGCCGATGCCGCCGGGTTGACCGCCGGAACTGCTGCCATCGCTCGCTCCGCCCGCGCCGCCGCCGCCGAAGCCGCCATCTTCGCCGTAGCCGCTACTGCCCGCGCCGCCGTTGGGCCCACCGCCCGAGCTGCCGTTGTTGTTGGCGACGTTGGCGCCTTTGACGTTCAGGCCGCCGCCGCCTGAGCCGCCGTTACCTTCGAGCGTTTCGTTGAACATGCCGCCGGCGCCCCCTTGGGCGATGTTGGCGGTGAGCGTGCTATTGAGGATTTGTAGCGTGCCTTGGTTAAAGACAGCGCCGCCCAGGCCGGCGCTGCCGCCGCCGCCGCCGCCGAGGAAGAAATCGCCGCCGGCGAAGCCGCGAGCCGTTCCCCCAGTGAGCGTCAGGTTTTGTAGCGTGAGATTTCCGCTGTTCGTGACGTCGAAGAGTCGCATCGTAGTTCCGGCCGCGGTAACGGTGACGCCGCTGTTGCCGGCGGGGCCCGTGACGACGATGTTGCTCGTGATCGGCAGCGCCGTGGGACCGACGCGGCCGGAGCCGACGGTCGTCAGCGTGATCGTTTTGCCGTTCAGATTGCTGGCGAAGGTGATCGTGTTCGAGATGCCGCCGACGAGCGTGACCTGGGCCTTTTCGCTCGCGGAGAGGGCGTCGTAAGAGCGCGTGCCGTTGGCGAGTTCGATCGCTTCGCGGAGCGAAAGCGTGGCGGCGACGTTGGTTTCGTCGATTTCAGCGTTGACGATCATGCTGGCGACGAGGCGGTACTCGAAGGCGCCGACGTCGATGTTCGTCGGATCGCGCGGCAGGCCGCGCTGATCGGTCGCGGGGACGCCGTTGCCGGGGAGCAGGTCGATGCCTTGATTGATGGCCGGACTGCCGGCGAGCAGCGCCATCGTGCGGGTGAGGCCGCCGTTCTCTTGGAGCGGACCGAGTTGCGGATCGGCGTTGCTGGCTCCGCCAAGAAACCCAAACTGTACGCCCATCAAGTTACCATTGCCGGTGCTGGTATGACCGGCGCCGACGGCGAAGGAGGTGTAGTCGTCTACCGTCGGCGCGCCAACATGACTGATGATCGTGTTGTTGATGTGCGCGGCGGCCAAGGTCGTGTCGGAGATGCTGAAGACGCCGCTGCCGGCCCGCGCCAGCGTCGAGCCGTCGCCCTGCGTGACGGTGTTCGAGGCGATGGTGCTGTTGGTGATCGTGATCGTGCCGCTGCGATTGAAGATCGCGCCGCCGAGGCCTTGGCCGGCGCCGCCGTTCCGGGCGGGATCAATCGCCGTACCGCCGGCGCCGCCGACGGCTGCGTTGGCGGTGAAGGTGGAGTTGACGATGGTGACGGCGCCCGCTTCGTTGAAGATGGCGCCTCCCATGCCGGCCCCGCCGCCGCCAGCGCCGCTTTGCGATTCGAAGGTCGCGCCGCCCCCCGCGTGCCCCGCGCCGCCGCCATACCCGGCCGCGCCGCCGACGCCCGCGTGATCGGCTCCGCCGCCGCCGCCGCCGCCAAAGCCGCCGGCGCCGCCAGCGCCCTTGTACGATCCGCCGCCGCCGCCCCCGCCGCCCAGGGTTCCTTTGCCGCCCGTTCCGCCGATGATGGAGGGATCGAGGCCCGCGCCGCCGCCCCCGCCGCCGCTGCCGATCAAGCCGGCGTTCATGCCGTTGTTCCCGCCCGATGCGCCGCCGTTGCCGCCGCCATTGCCGCCGCCGAAGCCGCCTGTGTTCGAGTTCGCCGATTGTCCGACGTTGGTCATCCCGCCGCCGCCCCCGCCGCCGCGGCCGGTGAGACTCGCGAGGTACGAACCGCCGGCGCCCCCGACGGCATCGTTGTCGTCGAGCGTGCAGCCCTCGATGGTGAGGTTGCCGCGATTGAAGATGGCGCCCCCCATGCCGGCGCTGCCGCCCCCGGCGCCGCTAAGCGCCGCGTTGCCGCCGGCCAGGCCTTGCGCGAGACCATTGGTGAGCGTGAGCCCCTTCAGCGTGAGGTTGCTGCCGACGTCGACGTAGAAGAACCGAAAGGCCGCGCCGCTACGGGCGATGTTGACGCCCTGCGACATGCCCGTCACGCCATCGATGGTCAGCGTAGTGTTGTTGCGAACTTGAAACGCGGTGGCGCCGACGTTCGTTGCAAACGGATTGACGAAGTCGCCGGCGAGCGAGATTGTGCCGCCGTCGAGTGCCGGTGCGAACTGAATGACATCGTCGCCCGTGCCGCCGTTGATGCGGTTGACGCTGGAGTTGATGACGTAGGCCAAGGAACCGACGCCAATTTCGTCGGCGGTGGTGACGGTCAGCACGGCGAGCAGGCGGCGATCCTCGAGTAAGAACACTTGCGGCACGTAGCCGCGCTGTGAAGAACGCCGCGGCTGGCGGCGGCGAGCGCGAGACGACTGCATGCGGGGGAGGATGGAATCATGCAGCCACTTTTTGAAGTTCATCGGGGGCTCGGCGCGTTGCGTTTGAAGAGAGATTTACGCGGGATTTCAGCCGTGTGTCAGCGGTGCGGCTGGCACATTCTGGGTGCGCGCGGGGAGAGAAGTCAACGAGAATCGTGAAAAGTCGCGCGGAGATGACGGGCGCGTCAGCAATTCTCTGCGGGGAGAGGCTTCGTGGCCTGCAGAGTGCCTCTTGCGGCTGCGCCGCCCAGGTAGGCGAGTACGCCAACCTGGGCTACCCGTTAGGGACTGCGTGCGGTGCTAGCGCCGGCGGCGGAGGGCGAGGCTGGCGAGGGCAAACGCTAGGAGCGTTGCGGCGGCTGGTTCCGGGACGCTGCTTGCGGCGGCGAGCGCTGGCGGCGTACCGAGGCCGAACTCGCGTTGCCAGGTGAGAAAGTCGGCGCCATCGACGGCGCCGTCGTCGTTGGCGTCGCCTTGGTTCTTGGTCGCTCCCGACGCGATGCCCATGCCGAGCTTCCATTGGGAGAGGTCGGCGCCGTCGATGTAGCCGTTGCCGTCGAAGTCGGCGGCGTAGACGGGAGGCGGAGTCGTCGTGACGCTAGAGATCACGCCGCTCCAATCCCACTCCATCGCCGGGTCGTAGTTGCCGAAGAACGCGTTGTCGGCCGTCGCCGATACCTGAAACGCGTTGCCCGCAATTGAAAATGTTCCGCTCCCATTTGCCGGGACGGAACCAAAGTAGCCGACCGAGTTGTAGTTGGCCGTGAGGTTGATTCCGGTCACTGCGCCGTTCGCAACGGTCACCGAGCCTGAGTAGCTTTGCAACTCGGTGGTGAAGCTGAGCCAGCTGCCGTTCACGTAGTTGGCGTTGAGCGGATCACGTTCGATGCCGAGGGTGAGGCCGGTGATCGTCGCTGAGCCGCTGCCGCCGACGAGGCTGGCGTCGTCGTACGTGAAATTGCCGAACTTCATGACGCTGTCGTTCGGAAAGAAATCAAAATTGTTGTTGTAGGTTTGCGAGAGGTTTTGCGTGTTCCAGAACGGTTGCCGCGTCGTGCCGGGGTAGGTCATGTTGAGTTGGCAGATGCCTTCGGACCAATAGGCAATGAAGTTGGACGTGGGGTCGGCGACGGCGTCGAGCGACACGGCGACGGTTGCTGCGTGAATATCAGCGCGACTTGCTGCAGCGAATATTGCAGTGCTCGCGAAGACGATTCGAAAGCAGTGGATGAATGC
This sequence is a window from Lacipirellula parvula. Protein-coding genes within it:
- a CDS encoding VOC family protein; this encodes MTIKRMDNFGIVVADLDAAIEFFVELGLELEGRAPIAGEWADRITGLPDMRVEIAMLRTPDGHSRLELSCFDAPPVVADHRTAPVNSLGYLRVMFAVENLDDTLTRLAKHGATVIGEVVQYANVYRLCYIRGPEGILIGLAEQLGQQASRENPLD
- a CDS encoding DUF1559 domain-containing protein: MFELQSTTYGARTPAPTNSQRGFTLIELLVVIAVIGLLTALLLPAVQAARESSRKATCANNMRQMGLAASQFATARGTYPCSWPNGDASITWARELLPYLELRSLCDAWDDRLGFFEGANGDLAATIVPTYKCPTAPSDDVYEYEKIGPQPTRMATIDYKGCQGANSNDPIVKHWGRTGWAAGIISREYTSPGKITDGLSQTVLLVESAGGSELYGPERSAWTPARIWYPEDGSWVGRALSSVSPTAYAAIKRVSRCTVNCSNSYDYGPYAFHDGGAYAVLADGSVRFLSEEIEPVILLGLYCYDDGDALSGF
- a CDS encoding NTP/NDP exchange transporter, which codes for MPTRLLLSALWFFLVLFSYYVLKPVRDALATETRLFGPLYLATFLAASAALPLYWRIVARTTRRQLVFGVYQFFVACLVAFALLLARGEGETEWLRNAFFVWVSVFNLYVVAVFWSVMADLFSAEEGKSWFGAMAAAGTVGSIVASLVGHVAAQRLGLEWLMVVAIVALELAIATAWLLLRFASREEFARCSLWEGSPTPKPVSGPQRTEVEREIGVGDASHKSQQAHKSNNTASKPPSSGSLLAGLRTVLSSRYLLMICAFTAIGKFSATFVYNNFQHTLREEGLAVAERTELFSAMNFYSQTGTLAFQALLAAALMRLVGVGATLAAACGVIVGLFVWLSIDATLWPLMVAKVVQEIVGYGLLVPAQQVLFTVVSRTEKYESKAFIDTAVFRGSDVAAANVVDALGRFSASAAAMAILPLVGVWMALGAWLGREQTVREKAGEKN
- a CDS encoding endonuclease domain-containing protein translates to MYRDEDQRDFARRLRNEPSGAEKRLWFLLRAGQLNGHKFRRQAALGPYIVDFICLAQRLIVELDGPQHLEAAVAEHDARRTAWLAERGYRVIRFRNHEIDEDVHRVVDAIRQALEVATPTPLPPPSPTLPSRGREPDGTE
- a CDS encoding choice-of-anchor Q domain-containing protein, whose protein sequence is MNFKKWLHDSILPRMQSSRARRRQPRRSSQRGYVPQVFLLEDRRLLAVLTVTTADEIGVGSLAYVINSSVNRINGGTGDDVIQFAPALDGGTISLAGDFVNPFATNVGATAFQVRNNTTLTIDGVTGMSQGVNIARSGAAFRFFYVDVGSNLTLKGLTLTNGLAQGLAGGNAALSGAGGGSAGMGGAIFNRGNLTIEGCTLDDNDAVGGAGGSYLASLTGRGGGGGGGMTNVGQSANSNTGGFGGGNGGGNGGASGGNNGMNAGLIGSGGGGGGAGLDPSIIGGTGGKGTLGGGGGGGGSYKGAGGAGGFGGGGGGGADHAGVGGAAGYGGGAGHAGGGATFESQSGAGGGGAGMGGAIFNEAGAVTIVNSTFTANAAVGGAGGTAIDPARNGGAGQGLGGAIFNRSGTITITNSTIASNTVTQGDGSTLARAGSGVFSISDTTLAAAHINNTIISHVGAPTVDDYTSFAVGAGHTSTGNGNLMGVQFGFLGGASNADPQLGPLQENGGLTRTMALLAGSPAINQGIDLLPGNGVPATDQRGLPRDPTNIDVGAFEYRLVASMIVNAEIDETNVAATLSLREAIELANGTRSYDALSASEKAQVTLVGGISNTITFASNLNGKTITLTTVGSGRVGPTALPITSNIVVTGPAGNSGVTVTAAGTTMRLFDVTNSGNLTLQNLTLTGGTARGFAGGDFFLGGGGGGSAGLGGAVFNQGTLQILNSTLTANIAQGGAGGMFNETLEGNGGSGGGGLNVKGANVANNNGSSGGGPNGGAGSSGYGEDGGFGGGGAGGASDGSSSGGQPGGIGGYGGGGGGGGYASSFPGIGGAGGFGGGAGGNSGIGGNGGSGMGGAIFNEAGIVIISNSTLAANTAVGGVGDVGGSGIGGALYNHNGTITISSSTIFANIAAQAGRGVYNLGDDGYATTDSITADAVINNTIIGQASAPAGEDFTGATIGNGVNATSGSYNLIRTFSGFAGAVVSSADPKLGPLQNNGGPTPTMALLTGSPAIDAGNPGYASPPSVDQRGGAFARVLNGRIDVGAYEGVASVAASADFNADSRVDGRDFLAWQRGFGIASNATKANGDADNNGAVNAADLAVWKTQFGTSGAVTAAAPAAAPAMAPASATFAMPAIAPTTLAITNSEDQPSPPASESSAATPVTQHWFWLAGEGLVTRAASPRAAATQQDADNYSTPSRHAFWSSFSPTGLKRSAHSDAEDFGLSYNDDEEAAAANPDALNSLDHAFANLAGSHLDF